ACCTACGCGACTTCGGACTTCTGAACTGCGTTAGCGACACTAACTACCCGGAATGCTGCTTGTTTACATCCATGCTAGCACCAATGCTGTACTTAAAGGATTAACTTACTGACGGGAGTCGGGAAGCGGTCAGGCCATGCTAGCGCTATATCCGCAGCATCGCTTAAAATACGTTCTGTAACAATAAGCGAACCTAATTTGGGAGAAAAGTGGGTTCTAATCCGCCCAGAGACCGGAGCGCGAAGCATTCATGGGGAAAACCGCTACAGAAAGATCGTGTGGTCACATGGGCGCGGAGGCTGCGTCGCTAGCCGTAAGCTAGCAGTAGCACTACTTCCGCATCCGTCCCGtttccttcagaataaaagacacatttaatgCAGCGTCATCGGTAGCGCGGTTAGTCAGAGCGAGACTGACGAACTAGCGTCGCCCGTGACCTTAAATGTGAAAGTCCTACCGGATGGGCTAAGGCCCGGgtaaacaatgaatgaatgaattaatgaatgaatgctttatttcgaacatgctaTTAAGAAagtcaaatagaaaaacaaacaaaccgaaaacaatgataatagtcaaaacaacaataataataatatgaacaaaACATGAAGCATTCGTTTATTTAAACCTACCCCTTCTCTACTACTCAATAAACCATATCCCTAACATTGAATACACATctacagaaaatagaaaattaaaatagTAAATAAACTGGACGCTGGTGGAGAGCCGGTCCTTTGGTTTCCAGAGTGGCTCCtcagttttgttgttgttgttgttgtttcctaAATTGATTTATGACCAAAtgatgtgcattgtgtaaaatgtaCTCCTAATGCATGAACATACACTATATCAAAAGTTTATTGTTAAAAgtctttatttaacattaatttCTTTGCACtgctctttttttcatttaaaaggaaactttaaaaaaatatatccctAACTTTTTCCATCGACATACAAATAAATGCTTTAAACCAGGCTTGTAAGGAAAGCCTGTCATTAAGTAGGTTGCAGTAGCGCTGTCCTACCGCTAGACGGAGCCAAACGCCCACAGATAGAAATTTTTGCCTGCGTTCGCCTCTGCGTGGTCTCAATATTTTTTATGTCGCTTTACTGTTAAATAAGTGATAAATCATTCATTCGTCTTTTCGCGCTGGAGCCTATCGAGGCAGTCAACAGGGGAGAGGCGgggggacaccccggacaagccgccagttcatcattcacccacttacacacacacctatactaTTTAGTGTAAACAAttcgcctaatttgcatgtttttggtcgTGGGAGGAAGAGAGTCCATTTTGAAGCCTGCGGCACAACACTAGTGGATAATGTTTATGTTCCGGTCTGTAGTAGTTTCGTTTGCGCAGTTGTGTTTTATTGCGTCACGGCTGCGTCATCCCGCAAAGGGAACGCCTTTGTTTACCGACCGACCAGTCTTTCGGTTTGTGCGTAAAGAGGGGTGGTAATTTAATCCTGCTGGATTACAGTCATGTCACAACATAAAAGGGTGCATCCATGAAATCGATGATTTATGGGCATTTCTAGAACAAAGATTTTCTATTATTtaattcaatatatatatatttttttttatcgtccTTTACTTTTGTCTATTTCGTTCTCGTGCCTAAATAGTCACCTCGGCTCTTTGGTTTCTAACTTAAAGGTTTGCGCAATAGTTTGGATGAGTAACGgatgaaaggaagaggaggaagataaaaacagaaacaaaggaTGAAGAGCGTGAAGATGAAAAGCTCGGAGCGTCTGACGGGAAAGTCCGCTCGGTGATTTCAGGGGGCAAATCAAAACGCTGCGCTTTGCTCGGCGCACAGAGCCAAGTGGGCACCGAGGGCTGATGGGAaatcagggagggaggggggggggggggggggctttagagAGGCTTTAAGACAACCAATGAGATTGCTGGCAGAAGTGGCCGCTGCGCCCGAGGAGTCGTTGGAGGTTATTTATGCACCGCGGCGCACGACGGAGGCGCATTTAAACGGGACTGCGTGGAGGATACCGACGAGTGAAGCCATAGaaacacgcgcgcgcacacacgcacatcagggagaaaaaaaaagagtgtgtgtgtttttaatttatttttattgaaagaTGTCGAACGTCCAGTTACTGAGCAGCGCGCTGGAGCGGCTGGTGGCGCGCCGGACCTTCCCGCTCCAGCGACGCACGGGCGTCTGTCGGAACCTCTTCGGACCGGTGGATCACGACGAGCTGAGCCGGGAGACGAAAGCCAAGCTGCGGGAGATTTCGGAGAGCGACCAGCAGAGGTGGAACTTTAATTTTGAGGCCAACACCCCGCTAGTTGGGAATTACGCGTGGGAAGAGGCGTCCGTGGACGCGACCCCCGCGTTTTACCGGGACTCCGCTCTGGGCGACAGGACCGGGACGCCCGTGGCTCCGGCCCAGGACTCCGTCCTCCTGGAGCGCCTCGCCTTACCGGAGAGCAGCAGCGCTCCTGCTCCGGTGGAGCTCAACCAGGAGAACCGCTCAGGGAAGCTCAACGCGGGGACGCGGAGCCAAAGAGCGCAGGGCGCGTGCGTGAGACGCAAGCGGGCGGACACGACTGACACCAACACGCACATCTCAGGTAAGAGGCCCTTTAACGCTCAGGTGGACGCGGGGCGCGCGCCCCTTGTCTTTCCCCGTGCGTAATCTTAAATCAAGCTTATTTGGATGACGTTTGCGTCGTTCCCACAGACTTCTTCGTCAAACGGAGAAGAGCTGCTGATCGGAAATCGAACGACACGAGCGGTTACTGTCGCTCCGGTTCTCCGGTCCCGCTGGAACAAACTCCGCGGAAGAGGATCCGCTGAAGGTAAAAACTGTCTCAAATCAGAACGTTTGTCTCCGGGACACTTGATGAGGGGCTTGTGTCCCCCCAGGAGACTCCTCATATCGCTGCTccgtttttccttctttttgcgTAAATGATTCCGTGACTGAAACTCACGGGCTTGTTtttaccgggggggggggggggggtgctggtgaAATCACAGTCGTAGTAGTGATAGTGGGAGCCGTAGTAACTGGGGGAGGGGAGTGCGCGTCACGATGTGGCGGGAAAAGACGTGCGTAAAAGGGCGCTGCTGTTCGTGCGCCTCCGGAAACTGACCGTGCGTTTTCCTCCCCTCAGGTGGTTTTtgcactatttttttttcctgcctaATTTAAGGATCACCAGGATGATATTTCTCCCCGCAACTTGAACGccggagcgggggggggggggggggggggtgacaaggAGGACTGTGTGGGGAAGCAGAAGCCCCGACCGACTGCGTCGGATCGGTGCACCGCGGAGGAGCGcggaaccgaaccgaaccgaaccgccCGGAGCGGACTCTCAGGACCAGGAGGGAGGAGTGGAAGGAGACGCAACGACTTCTGTCCAGTACAAATGTAGCATCCGCCACTCGACAGTGTTAAACGTTTTAACATCTGTGCAATCCGTAATTACTTAAAATGATTTGTAAACACTGGCCAAGAGTGTACAGCTTTATAAAGACAGTCGCGTATAAGTTCATCtctgtaaatgtttattttaagaCTATTCTAacttataatttatttatggtTCTTTATACTTGCCTTGTTGATTTAGCCAgaggacattttgttttgttttattttattatttacattgtttATATCCGTGATGTTTTTCATGTAGCTTCCTTCCCCATAGTAGCCCACACTtgaaaagttgttttttttttttaaaaatatcttTCTGAgccattattttgtatttacatgCAAGTGCCCTGATTGTTTGttaaagattaaattaaaaatattcttCACTTTAATTTTACacagtttgcttgtttgtctgtttttgttttagacTCAAAGTGGGACAAATCAAGTGTTGAAACTGGCATCTTTGtgttagtgcgtgtgtgtgtcatgtctctgtgtgtgtgtgtgtcatgtctctgtgcgtgtgtgtgtcatgtctctgtgcgtgtgtgtgtcatgtctctgtgcgtgtgtgtgtcatgtctctgtgtgtgtgtgtgtcatgtctctgtgtgtgtgtgtgtgtcatgtctctgtgtgtgtgtgtgtcatgtctctgtgtgtgtcatgtctgtgtgtgtgtgcgtgtgttttcatCGTACGTTTTATGAAAGCTGGCCGTTTTCTCCTTTAATTTGATAGATGATTGATTCGATTGAGTACAAAGCACAATGCACTCCCAGACCTTTATGACTCCCCCCGCGGGACGCAGGTTGGTCTGGCCCGTCTCGCTGTGCTCCGCCCGGCTCCGGCCGGCTCATATACTTTGCGGGAGGGGAAAACGCATTCAGCCTCGGGCAGCTGCGGGATATAGGCTGGGATTTAAAGGCCCTTTCGCTCCActaaagaagcagcagctgccttTGGATCCCCGCTTTGTCCGCCGCGGCGACACCCCCACATCCACCCGCACTCAACCAGCCCCTCcaaagaccccccccacacacactgtttgcCCCGCCGTGGATAAACCGGGTGAGGGGGCCACCTGCcagagctggaaggagaaaaCTACTAGTCTTTGTAATTGTCCTCGTCTATTGAAACAAACCATTCAGCAGGTCATACTTGCAAGTTTACCCTTAATTGAAAGGAGCCAAAAGCAGCAGTTTCTGAATGGGGCCGGGGGCCCCGGGCCCCGGAGCCGCTCTGCACGTCAGTGCGCGTGAAACAAAGGTGCATTTCATAATTTGTCCATTTCGTCGGTGGTTTGAGCCGCTGCGATGTTTCGACGAGAACGTTTTGATGGAATCGGAGACGTTTGGGGACCGGAGTGACTTTGTCAGCTCCGACGCCCTTGTTCTGATTTGCAGCACAAAGCGCTCTCCGGCGCCgtgctttccttttttgttgCCATATGGCAAATCCATGTAGACACAGCCAAGACCTATTCAGTCAGCCACAGAATGTCCTGCCTCAGAGAACAAAAGACACTTTGTCTCGCTCCTCTATTGATACGCACGGACGAAAAAAATATTAGAACTAATCTATGGCTATAGATCCAGCTAATTAACGCCCCCGTGCCCGCACGACTCCATTCAGGGGACGATTAAAATCTGATCTCGATGGTTTATATGTTAAAGACAACAGCTGTTACTTTAATGAAGTCCCCTCTGGAGACTGGACACATTCAAGGGCCCAAGGCCCCCCTCGAGTTAAAGGGGTCATCTTCCtttatttgtctctgcagctgtgcaaCTATATAACATTTGTCCCAATAAATGGAACCTAAAACGCACAATGTTTCCTCAGAAGGAAGTTTGATTTGAGACATGAGTTCAGGCCTGGAATTAAACCGCAAGCAGCGAGTTTGTCCCAATATTACAGCAGGCCCTGCGTTTCTAACTTTCTACAGCTAAATGTGGCTCCATGAGGCGGAGGATGTCGATTATAAGTGAATCCCCACTCGTTGCGTTTATGATGGACAGAACAAAGGAGGTGACAGCGAACGGAGAGACCAGCAAACGACTAAACGGCCGTCCTgatggagagagatggagagtcTCCCATCGGACCCCGATCTgacgtttgtgtttgtctctttcATCGTAACGTATCATTAGAGGTCAAAGGCGGATTTGACCTCTAATGACAGGAGAAAAAAGCAGACTGGAACGAATGTAAATGTTAGCTTTACCaaaaacgttaaaaaaaaaaaaacaataacaacaggaagtgacgctaCGTTTGCTGAGATTTAAACGTTTTATATAACGTTCAATTATAAGAAATGTGTGTAGAATGTATTTTTATCTTCTTGTGATTTGATGGCCAAATATTTCCAAATACAAAACTGTGGAGAATCAATGTTTTATCTTCTAAATGAAAAGAAGATATCAAAGTGATAAACCTCGACGCGCTGAACGCGGCGCCACCTCTGGCTGCGCGCGTCCTGGAGTCCGTTGATTCTTTCAGTGtctagaacaggggtgggcaaaccttttgactcgcgggccacaatgggttctaaaatttgtgtgaactaatataaatggcatgtaaaagtcattacatgaaaggatttggccttttacaggtagcattacaggaaaaaaatggaatttcgttgtgtttgcggtgtaaaaagtgtaaaacatataatgacaataaaaagttaatcttaaaaaggtaaaatgaatgaggtttaattataataacattttatgatataatttggacaagttcggcgggccggattagaAAGCCTAAGGGGCCgcatgtggcccccgggccgtagtttgcccatgcctggtctagaATCTGCTCAACTCGCTCAAGATGCGTCACGAGTTTGTTTAAAAATGTCGCTGCTTTGTGGGTCAGGAATGGAAAATGCTGCAAGTGCGCGGCCACGTTGACGCGCAAACTGCGATTTTGAGGCCTCGCGCAAATGTAAcagcaaaaatatataatttcagTGAAAAACAAACCTTAATCACACCCCccctctcaaacacacacacacacaggacattTTTCTAAGTCTGCAATTAATTATAGTAAAGAGGAAAAATCAGCCACGAGGAATTACCATTTCCACGACCATCTGGCACCGACGCAGGCGACGGGGAACAAAGGCTTcctggatggagaggagaggcgaGTGTGCCATCGCATTGACCTGCAAATGAGGCTTTGTCACCGAGTTAAAgctccctgaccccccccccccccccccccccaaaagaagaCTTCTCTTTTAACATATATAGCGTGACGAACAGAGGACCGAACTCAGGCCTGACTCCTGAGCGTGTTTGGATGGAAATGATTGACAAActgcaaataattaaaaatctGTGTGTCTTCAAATGAAAAGCCACGTGGAACGAGGTGGAACCTGAACTTAACTTTATTTTACTCCAAAATCCACCAGAATaatgtgtttcttttgtttgtttgtctcacgCTGACGTCACTTTCACTTTCAGCCTCATCAATCACAAACATTTGAGCCGAATCATTGGTCTGTAAGTTAcggtttatttctctcttttatttGATGCTTGAACGCTGCAATGTTTGGAGCACATCAGTCTTTGATGTCTGCagtgggaggggtgggggggtttgtGGAACACCTGTGCCACCGCTAACCCCCCCTCCACTCCACGGTAAGTGAAGTGGGCGTGTTTGCGTAAAGGTGATTGCATCCGGAGCAGGGCTCTGTTGTTTGCACGTTTCTTTCTTTGAGCATCTGTGAAGCAGCAAATCAACAAACAGGAAGAATAACTCAAAGAATTGAATAAATGCGTCCCTGAAACTATTTTCCAGCGCACAAAGACGAGGATTCTAACGTCATAATGACAGGGGAAGActttttatattataataaatagtCGCATATCAgtgtcaaaaagaaaacaacaacaagtaaagccaataaaacattttagaggTGAAGTTATTTTTAGTTTGAGTTCTTTGTGCCGTCCTTTctgccttcctcttctcctgcgttttttttttcttctctttacaCCCACTCAGTATTCATGCCTGCGGACAACAAAGACCACGACTCAATCCACGCAGGAGGCGGCGTGGCAGAGAACTCGTGGCAGCTTTTCAAACGTCTCCTTTAtgtctcctccttttctttggagGGAGGCGGGGGTTGGGGGGTAATCAGCCTCCCACCCTCGATCTCTAATTCACTTTGCTCTCCCCACGCATCAAGGGGATCGGATTTAACGCTGCCCAGAAGAAAAGCGGATCCTTCGCAATGTTTCATAACGTGAAGCGGCGAGTGCCTCCTGTCCGAGCCGCACCCAAACGCAACATGCAGCCCGTGAAGCTTTGGGTTCGTTTACCTGCAAATAGTTGAGATTCTCTTTTTATTATCGATATTTACATTTGTTGCATTTACTTCTTGGCCAaagtgaatatttgtttttcccttaggaataataaaataaaataaatcaatgtatAAAAGTACATTTGGTTCTTGAAAGCGGTTTTATGTTCCTTATATTGAGCTGCATCATAAATGTGCTCGATTAACATGATTGATAAAGTCAGATAAGATACATTTGTGTTTACAactcaaatatataaatacatgtatgTAATTAACAACGGAGGAAAATCACAGATTCTCCCTCTTTGGTTTGGAATTTATCcatataaaaaaacagaaacatttcccAGCTAAAGATTGACGGTTAAACGATGCCTATTGTCTTTAGGGGTGACCGGTTTTCCAGCCTGCAGGGGTGAAGAGGCCACACTATTGAGTTGACACTGAATGCCACCCTCCAGAAAcataacaaatataaataaatgtttaaaaaaacaatatacatatatattgttttttttgctccattAACAACTTAACTTAAGGCACAGAGCAAAATGtgagtttttatttgtaatgcaGCCCCCATGAAAGGAATGATGCTGCAGCATTCTCCAAAACAACAAGACGGGGACGGCGTTAAAAGTGGCTGACAGCAGATGATTTCATTAATCCTGGAGCGGCTGTTTGTGACTGGGCGGGGTCGTGCAGGGCGTGGGGCCATGCTGTCAGAGCAGGGGTCAAACATTTGGAGCTCCGCACATACTGTACCTATCAAAGAGCTGCACATCGTCTCAGTGGCCGGCGATGCTTTACAACCAGAGAGCCATATGCATCTCTGCAGGGAGGGGCCGTCTCCATTGTGGCAGTAATTGGacagagagaagggaggaggggaCTCCGATAGCACGATGAGACCTAACCCCGTCCCAGCACCGGTCCTGCCAGCCGGAGTCATCCACCTCCATTCTTCTCATCCCTCCTTTTGTCCGGATGCTTTTCAGCCCCTCTGAAACAAACCTGTTCAACTTCACATCGCTTCTTCCACGGGATGCGAGTCCTCTGTCACGCTACCGCCGCCTCTATTTTATCtgcacatccatccatctctgacgtctctcctcctcgtccctgCTCATTGGCAGTTTTACCCTCCTTCAATCATGTTGGCTCATAAAACTCCGGGAGGAGGGCGAGCCGGCTGTGTTTTCAAGGCTGGCTACTCCGCTTTGGGGGGCACTGACTCAGACTAATGCTATTCACGCCTCACATTTGCTCGCCAGGTCCGGTGAAAAGGGGCAGCTACGGCGGCCTTTATGGAACGCACAACAAAGGGCAATCATTCATCAGGCAGTGGCGCGCCGAGAAGCGGCGCCGTCCCGCTCGCTGTCAGCTGCTCGCATCTTTGAGCATCGCGTTCAAGCACCAttgctttgtttaaaaaaaaaaaaaagcagcagcaagtTGAGAAACGTGATgagctcggacagacagacagacgtttgTTACAACCCATCATCCGGCGGGGGTGTGGCTATACAGCCGTGCTCCTATAGGTCACCCAGTCACCATTAATCTTCACCTTTACCTGACTGCTCCTTCACATAGGGCCAACAGCTTCTGAGGCCTGTTGGCAGCTCACAACAATACCCAGAATGCCGTGGGGCCTTGTAATCCATGCCCTAATTTTCGGCTGCGGTCCTGTGGCTGAGTTCAGCCGCTGCTGGCTGTTTGACCTGCTGGTGGATTAGCAACGTCTTTTAGTCTCCAGGCGGGGCAGCGCCAATGAGCTGATGCACAGCCTGCAATTACACAGCAGGAAATGcctgcttgcacacacacacacacacacacacacacgcaaatgtTTACGGATGGATAGATGGAAAGTCTTCCGGGAAGGGAAAGAGAAGCAGGTGATGCTTTGAGGAAGAGTGGGGCTGCAGGGAAACTGTCTCAGTGAGGATTTGTACTTCCACAGTGGGCATTCAGCTGACCCGGTGCACGGAGGGTCTGAGCAGCAGCTTGTCCTCACAGGGATGGCGCTGCACCGCCGCCAGAGCGTCTGAGTGCCAACAGGCGCCTGCCAAAGTGAACATTTCTGCAGCTCGAATCCACCCCAGGGTTTCATTGTGTAATCGTCCCGTAAAGAGGCTGCTGGCCACAGTTTGCATGCTGATCATCAGTTACTTCCTGCTGGAAGATGTTGAATAACGGCAATGCTAGCTGGTTCCGTTAGCTAAAGCTGCTTGCGGCACTGTAAAAAAGAAACGGACAAAAGATGGACCAGATAGAATATTCAATGTTTCCTGCAGGGATTCATCAGatgataactttaaattaaCATCCACATTTTGCTTATTTTGTTAAtgaatttcattatttattccatTATTAGTCTTTATTATAACCTCCACCAAGACGGAGGTCATGCGGACGCTGCCGTTTgcttgtccgtccgtccgtctggtagcaagataactcaaaaggttctggacggatttTAGGATGGGTCTGAAATTGATAGTGTGCAGCATCCTGCACCAGAagcatgaggaagaagaggaggaggagctacacAGCAGGCTGTtgcttcctgcagctgtgaTCAGCAACAATAAGATCGACAAGGCagccacaaaacaaaatgcaacgTCAAGACAAAACCGGAACGGAGCACAAGATGCAGAGTGAAACAAAAGACTTGAACCTAGACTCAGGCAGGCCAGCGCTGCTTGGATCCTACAATGAACACAAAGCTTACAATGATGGGAATGGGGAAATTGGCAATCCTAACATGGTCCcctgccacgccccccccccccctcctccctacTGCTTCACAACAGATGCTATGTTCCATGAAGACGCTGTCAGCTGCAGAATGGGACCACATTTGTCAACAATGgctgcgtttacacggacaaaatgtctttaatccgatcagagttcggattaaaactatgatcggatgcactgtgttcatggaccctaaaaatattgatccgattaggacttgcgtgatcatgcatcacactttcaatACGAATAAATCATTTGGACATGCGCAATTTAGACCAAATATatcggaaat
The sequence above is drawn from the Brachionichthys hirsutus isolate HB-005 chromosome 5, CSIRO-AGI_Bhir_v1, whole genome shotgun sequence genome and encodes:
- the LOC137894067 gene encoding cyclin-dependent kinase inhibitor 1C-like, with protein sequence MSNVQLLSSALERLVARRTFPLQRRTGVCRNLFGPVDHDELSRETKAKLREISESDQQRWNFNFEANTPLVGNYAWEEASVDATPAFYRDSALGDRTGTPVAPAQDSVLLERLALPESSSAPAPVELNQENRSGKLNAGTRSQRAQGACVRRKRADTTDTNTHISDFFVKRRRAADRKSNDTSGYCRSGSPVPLEQTPRKRIR